The genomic stretch atggcaaACCTAATAGTCAGCATTTTTAATAATCGTAGATATGGAGTGATAGTTCAATGcaattttcattattgtttaaTTTGAAAACAACCGTCATTATGTTTTGCACCGGCATGTAAAGCTGCATGCTTTCGATCCCTCATATTTTATTATACGCATGAGCACTTGATGCAATGGAAGAAGATACAATCCAGAAAAAAATGCTTTACAAATAGCTAATGGCTTAATAGCTGAAGTGTGTACCTCTTCTACATGAGCAAAACCCTTGGGAAGATTAGCGGTAATAATTGCTTGCCAAATTTTTTGCCCTCTGAAGTACATCAGGGAGGTCTATTCATTGTAATGGCAATATTATAGAAAAACATTGTAAGTTATAGAAACTGATAACTGTGGTTAAGTTTATAAATTTTACCCCATTGTCGAACTTGGAATCTCCAGCAAAGGAAACTCCATCACAATATTTCACTCTGTTCCAATTATAAAATCTGATCGTTATAACAATGAAGCATATATATTACAGAGTCAAAAAAGACAAAGACCTAAGACAACCAACCAAAATTGCATTAAGATTCTCATGTTATTATATGTTTACAAGCACTTAgaacatactccctccaattttcttatatcttccctctttcctttttcacacaagtttgattatcttccctctttccttttttggtaagtttcattcattttttattaatttctctctcctaaaaaattaacaactctcattactttatctattctttattcatcattcattctttattattttctctcacctataaatttcacaacttacaataatttattctactttattccttctttcttcccctttcttaatttttgtgcccaaaagaaaggggaagatacaAGAAACAATGATAACCAGCAAACATCATATTTTTGCGGTCCTCGATTGTGTTCATTTAACACTCTTTTTCTAGTAAAAAATTTCCAAGGAAACTTTCTTCAGCAATAATTAGTAAAATATGGGGTGTTAATAATTAGTAATGACAAATGATACAAATAAATATAGTACTATCCAGGGTTTTAAATCTCGGTATCGGTCGCGATCGCGGTCGCGGTCACGGTGTCGCGGAATCGGTCTGAACCGCTTGTCGCGGACCATAAATCGCTCGTCGtgatgttttttttgttttacaaGGTTTTTTGGCTATATTTAATATCCATTATATTTCTGATGTTATATTATGGCTAAATATCTCACAAACAACATTTTAAAATACTATAATTAAGAAATAGTGATTAAAATAGTTTTTTTTTGAAGTTGTATTATGTAGGTGtttaaatgactccatatgaatATGAGAGTGACTAAAACCAAACAATAGACTGAAAAAAAGTTACTTTACCCACCCACCCATTGATCACTCCATCCATAAACTGACaagtggcacactggcacccacCCAACAAACTTACAACTTCCACGTCTCAATTTACTTTCACCAGTCACCATATATCTACAAAAACAATTTACTCTCACCTTTTTTATACAATTCCAACTCTTCCATCAGTCATCAATCATCACATTAATTATTAATCAAAAGAAAAAACAAGAGTCGTTGATTCCCTTTCAGGTCCTTCATCCCCATCTTTCATCTCCTTCATCTATGATTCGAAGTCTCCACAACTTCGTCCCTTTCATCTCCTTCATCCCCATGATTGGGGTTCACGACCAGCACCATCTCCCAGCTTGTACAGTACTCAAAATCATTTTTTAAGGTGAGTATTAAAAAATCTCGGTTGATCATATCGGTCGTATCGGAACGAGTAGGGCGATACCCGAGTCAACTCGCTCAACTCGGCTGATTTTGCCCCCTTTTATAAATGGCCGATAAATCTCGGTGTATCGTGACTCGGCAACCATCGAGACCGATACTTCTCGGCCGATACGAGACGTATCGGGCGAGTTTTTAAACCCTGGTACTATCCTTATAACAGAATAACAGGGGTGATATGTTCTTCGCTTACCTGAAACTCAGAAATAGGAATGTCCTAATGAGATCATAGCATGAGAGCCCGTCTTCGTCATAACCCATGTCGATTTAAAAGCGAATGACTGCAGGAATACGAAATAAACTTTGATCAAAAACAGAGTCGAAGACCCTTCCTAATATAGAAACAGGGAAGAATAACATATTCAAAACAAAGGATAGAGCAATGGCCTTATAACTCTTTACTCTTTCTTCTACACCTGAAACAGGTGATATCATGGCTATGTCCTTATGCATCTTGATCTTTAATCAAAAGCCCATGCACTAATATTAACGTGTGCATGGAGATTAAAAGAAAGACCTTGTAGAATATGTCTTATATCTAGCAAGTCTAATTCCTATAATTTTAATTCATCCATTGTCCCCATCTAATCTTATTCACCATTTTACGCAATTAAATTAAGAACTGATAATCACCAGGAATGCAATaccaaaaataaagaaacaaTAATCAATACATGGTTGGACAGAACCTGGCCTAAGATTGTAGACGCCAACCTCGAAGCTTTAAATTCATCAGAATGGCTTTGGCTCTATTGCTTCAACTTCAGCTCGTTTCGCGTTGTAAATCACAAATGTGGGCACTATAACCAGAAAAAGATAATTAAGATTataaaaaaaaagaggagaaagaTGAAGGAATCGAGTGAGCGAATTaaattagaaggagaaatgagtAGGAGATGATGACAATTAGTATCGAACCCAAAAAAGGTAGGAGTTGTACTGGATCACATTAACATTTCATGAATATACAATCAATACAAACTACACTAACAAGCCATCACTATACCTAAATTGAATTACCACATGTTCTCGTTTAAGACGATACTATCCATCTTAAGACTAAGACGGGTCAAGTACATACCACCAAAAGTAACATAATTAAACATCCAAATGACGTAAATCTAACAACTCGTGTTGTTAAAGCGTAAAAGCGGCTATAAAACTTAGCTTAGGGCTTGATCAGAGGTACAACAGCTACTGGAAAAACACATAATCATGTCTTCTCTTTTGAGCCCAAATTATTGCAATACAATCAAATTAAACCGAAAAACTAAACCTCAATGTATTTAATTCACATTCAATAATAAACATTTAACTGCAGCATCAATGGCTTAATTAAGCTCAAGTTACCTCTTAACTTAGCTGACGTTGGCGAGAGATCGCCAACGTAATCACCACCCCCGTCCTCAACAACTGCAGGCGCACCCACAAAAAATACCACCAATAAGAATTACCGGAAAATGCAAACGGAGATTAAAAAGCACACTTAACATCAGGAAGGAGAGTATTCAGAGTAGGTGGATGTTGATTAAGTGAGGGATGAGATCATGTAAATTCTTAACGATTTAATTGGAATGATCTTTGCATCTAATTAGTGAAAACAACAATAGCAATCGTAGAATCGCTAAATAATAAAACGAAAACGATACAGACCTCACTAATAAAACTTGGAAGCAATCAAACCCAAAGAACATAATAGTACCACAGTAGAACAAAGCTCCAAACGTAAGTCCTTCAATTAACAAATAGACAACTTTTCTGGTAACATTAATAATTAATACTCAATTATAATCAAGCAGAGGGGATCAATAATCCATCTCAATaggtaaaagtaatatgaataaCCCAGAATTTTCAATTTGCCCAAATTATTGCATGCAATCAATTTAAACCTTTAAAAAGGCCAAATCATTGCATGAAATCAATTTAAACCCAGAAGAAACGAAACCctaaaattatttaaattaactcccaatCAATAATCCATTTAGGAagataaaagtaatatgaatagGCAATTCACCTGTGATTGATCTAGAAATTAACTGCCGTTACGACACCTGAAGACCACCATTGCTGCGAAGAGGAGTGATGTAACGCCTCAAGAATTGGTGATGAATTGGTGAATTAATGATCCGTATTCGATGCAAAGAAAGAATGAATTTGATACAGGGACAGAGGAAAGAGGGGGAAGTGAGGGGTGGAGGGAAAGACAACTGATATAGAGAGAGGAGGGGCAAAAGGGGAAGAAATCATCATAGTTACTGTTCTGGCTACAGTAACCAGACTCTAGACTTTTTAAAGGGTATGGATAAGTGCATTTGACCCGCTTACCTATATAagaatcactactacaaatccaggcaactacaacgcccctttaacaacgaatattcacgaaaatcacaatagacgttgtagaatgtatggcgcgaattttactaaaatcaattacaacgggtatggttataaaacccgttgttattagttttaacaacgggtcacacatgcacaaccgttgttaataatttggcgcaaaattggcgcaaagttagtgaaaagtaatcacaacggttatttttgaaacccgttgttaaaacttatttaacaacgggtgttttctacaaccgttgttaaaacatatttcacaacggttgttgtttaataaccgttgtcaataccttccatactataaaccacacaaacacaagtctgctgcagccacaaaacacaaaccttaatacacaaacacaaacccaacagcagccaaacacaaacacaaactttctcatcgtctctttctcatcgtcgctttatcttctcgccgtcactgttgatttcatcgtctctttacgtacgttctgtaattatcaggtttgtttcatcgtcattattttattgttctaattatttcatttcaatgtatgtgtttttatcgaccattaggttagttcaaagatctgctaattatttcatttccatgtatgtgtttctaattatttcatttccatcttctttggcgcccttcagtacggatcgagcatagtaagagtcttaaggatgatatatcattcattttgttggagtttggagtttgttttgaaagattaaggagagggttaatttatttgaagtttgttttagcagttagggtttggagaatatattgagataatggaaatgcatgttagttgagataatgcaatgtatttatactaatgtgtgggttgagttgttttttaattaatatatatgttaggaagttgtgccatatatgttaggaagttgtgccataatcagatcttgatgatgactgatagatctatggagttgaaaaaatggaagcaaatcaaacaagcataactcaacactttcaaaatgatcatttcatttaattttaaaccaaatacattacagcaattatcagaaatcaaaagatgtataataagttTTAGGAAcaacccggttaagcgtaaaaagcgcttctcaactgccaccaatcacgccacacggtataccgctaacttccgggtcattggcttcatattttgcaataacagattgaatatatgcaaggacacgacttgcatgtggagataaggttggaagagtacaactcaacatatctctgttCTGCGACCAAGTTGCGAGTAATgtggccgacgagggtatgaagatgatgatgatgatgatgaggctttgttgacaagccggaccgcttcacgcctcttaatccaataattccgttgatgttcaagggatgctttgattaatgggtgttgatcgtgAAGAAGcttggcgagaaccttcccatcatcttcaatcgtttgtgtaagtcattcttcgttgttgataaaattagggttcattgccatgttgtttcaattaatgaatgttagtaaaggatgctttaatatgttagtaaaggatgctttaatatttatagctagtaatatttaatttaatttttttttattttttaagaacaaacaacaacggttatttacaaacaacccgttgttataactttccccccaaaattgagtcacactttccacaacgggtttttatacttaaaaccgttgttaatatttttcacaacggtttccttaagaaaaccaaccgttgttaaaaccttttacaacggacgctttaacaacgtccgcttttttatataagaacggtttttgaccgttgttatagcttgtatctgtagtagtgaatctTAATTTTACGGTTGCTCTATTTATTAAAAGAATAGGTAATCTCAATCATTTTCCCGTCAAAATACATATTCTCAAAAAAGGAAACTCATGATAATAATGTCCCTTCACCAAATAAGTAAACtaataattacaatttaatttatctattatattttcattaaaataaatcttttcatcaaattaatattatattttcaccAAACACTAATAtttaaattacaataaaataaaattgatataaaaCTGTAAATTGCTAAATTTATTACTGGTGCTATAATTAGATGATGAGTTGACCCACAATTCGTATAAAAACAAAACTCTAAATCGTTGTCATTAGTTTcatgacaaaaaaaattgaacaaaaaaTATAAATTGAAACTCATTAACTTTATGCTATAAAGATATTTTCTTTAAAATATATTTCAACTCATTAGTCAATTTTCTTAACTAATTTCCAGTTTCAACTTTTATTTATCAAagcaaaatacaataatgaaaaatgtaaacaattataaggtaccaatattatataattaattttatgaaaatattAAACTTTAAGTAGCATGCATATATtgcacgggatctaaactagtattTATTCAACCAAATTAAATGCAATACTAAACTAATCACACTTTAAAGAAAAGCATCGTTAATAACAAGTACAACTTGGCATTGCATGTGGGGTGCAATTTCAGCAATCTAAGCAATTAATTAACGTCTATAAAATGGATTAAAATCTAATACAAATTCCAACAATTGTAAAGCAAATTACATAACAATTTAAAAAacacttaaaaaaaaaatattttttttcctttgttttttcGGGCATAGACAAAAAATGGAAGGAAAAATGTATATGCATATTCTTTCTCTAATGGTTCTAGCCCTTGTAGCTGCTACATTGCTGAGAAACGTCGACGGAGCGATTACGGTACCAAAGGAAGGGTTGATGCGCCAATATTACAAGAAAACTAATAGTTGTGAGAATGTGGAAGCATTTGTGAAGCATCAAATGAAGAAATTTTTGAAAAAAGATAAAACCATCACGGCGAAACTCCTTCGGCTTCTTTACTCGGATTGTATGGTCACGGTACGTACTTACATGCCTTTAATTTCCGACTATCTGATTAGTCATGTCAGCTATCTTAGCCGGTAAACTAGCTAGTGAATTTTGAAATAATCCATATTACACCAAAAGTTGTCTATGTGATTCTTTACTACGTTAAAACTCCATTGTGTCACGAGTTTATCTTATAAGTCTTAATTTCTGACTATCTAATTAGTCATGTCAGCTATCGAAATATTCATATTACGTCAAAGGCTGTCTATTTGATTCTTTACTACGATAAAAATCCATTGTGTTACGAGTTTATATTTTGTATTCTTGAAATAGGTCTAGTAACATGACCCAACCTTGTTTAAGCTAAGGTGTTGATACTGAGTTTCAATACCGTCATACATAGCTGCTAGTCTGCGACTTATGTCTAATGGGTAATGTGAGATCGATGCAGGGTTGTGACGGATCAATTCTATTAGACGGTGTAGACTCGGAAAAAACGGCAAGACAGAATATCGGACTTGGAGGATTTGTAATTATAGACAAGATCAAGATAGTTGTTGAAGAGAGATGTCCTGGAGCTGTCTCTTGTTCCGACATCTTAATGCTCGCTACTAGGGATGCTGTCGCCTTGGTACGATTCTCTTCATCCTAAGATTTATAGCGAAATCACAACATTACCTTAGTATTTCAATGACTCCCGCTTATTACGAAATAAGATCTGAATTAAATGCAGTCTTAACTCTGTATTGATTCAACCTAGACCGATGTTTTCAAATGGCCGGGTCATAATGAAAATTGCCTCGAGATTTATAATTTTGTCGAAATTTTTGAACAGGCTGGTGGTCCGTCCTACATAGTTTATACAGGAAGGAAAGATGGATTCTCGTCGAAAGCATCATCCGTCGACTTACCTTCACCAGACATATCTATGGATCAGGGACTTAAATACTTCAGCGACAGAGGTCTCGATGCCCAGGACTATACTACACTCTTAGGTATTCCTCCTTTTTTACTCGTGTTTGACACTCCAAATATCAACTAGTTTAGTTGGTAAAGTCATGAGAGCTGCTGCTCATAGAGCTGTTCAACGGTGCGGGCCAGCTCGGCCCAGCCCGTAtcagtgaaccattttttctagCCCAGCCCACCCCTCAACCCGGGCCTAAATTTCCGGCCTGGCccgctaaaaattcaaaaaacactATATGGGCCGGAGTCGGGTCAGACATTATAGAGTCCAGCCCGGCACAACCTAACCCAAACCATTTTTAGTGTCGGGCCTGGGCCACAAGTTGACAATCCAGCCCGCCCCCAGCCCAGCCCAGTGTACACCCCTAGCTGCTCATGACCTGGGTTCAAACCCCGTCAACATAATTAGCTTAAACTGATAATATTACGACTGGCACCTGATTATAATCACCACATATATTACAGGAGCACATTCAATGGGAAAGGCAAGATGTCGATACCTAAGCACCCGTCTATACAACTACCAAGGCACCGGAAAGCCAGACCCGACAATCGCGTCATCCAAGCTTAAGGAATTAATGAAAACTTGCCCTAAAAAGAAAGGACCCCATGAAGGGTTAGTGTACCTTAACAAAGACTCCGGCGACAAGTACAGGTTCACAAATTCTTACTATAAGAACATTATGTCAGGCAAAGGTGTCCTTAGTGTTGATCAACAACTATACTTTGGGAATGATTCCTTACAACTTACTCAAGAATTCGTCGATCCTATTTACGGGTTTAAGGAATTCAAGAAGGCGTTCGCGTTGTCGGTTAATCGAATGGGAGCTTACAATGTCTTGACTGGTACTGAAGGAGAGATCAGGAGAAATTGTCATCGTGTTAATGCTTATTAATTCTCACCTTAATAAGTACTAGTAGATCATTAGATCatatatttatttatataattatatgtAATCAAATTATTAATAATGTGATTTTTGTTGTGATTAATTATTTGTTTTAATAACAATAAAATAAGGCTACATGAGTATATTTATGTTTAACCTATGTATCTCCTTTATGATTGAGTATCGTGTTGTACAACAAGTCTGGTTTGTGACGGTCACAAGCCTTGTGAGTTGTGACGTCTCACACCCTTCAATTTTTTACATTACTTGAATCAAGTATGAGTCGTTACAAGCTTCTGACGATGACAAGTAAGAATTTATGGTGTGTGTAAAAAATTGTTATTGTAATCTATCCGGGCcatgaagttttttttttctcttgctATTTTGCATTAACATTTATCTATTATGTGATACTCCCTTTGACTCAACTGGTTATTACGTTAGATTAAAATACTCCTCTCAATCAGTAGAATAAAAACGTAAAGAATCAATTCAATCGGAGTAGTTATTATAGTTATAAGTATCACCTCAATTGGGTAAGAAAAGGTTGAATGTAAGCAAACCAAAGATCAAGAGTATCACATGAGTGCATGTTCACTATTTTTCCGTGTCTCATCTTATGTCGCACTGTAAGGGATATAATCGAATTATCTTGTGTTCATTGGTTCCGAATATGGTATCTCTATGTAAGAGTGCCTTAAAATTAAATCCTAGCAACTGATTCATTGAGTAATGAATCAAGATGTGATCTTTGAAAAGATAATCTTACATTGTCCAAGGTTGACTATGTTAAGTCAAACCATGACTTTTTGAAAGTCAGGCATCTCAAGTCATGACTTCGAAAGTCAATGTCCCGTCTTAATGGGCAAAATTGGAACTCTAGAAAAGATCTGTTGGGTGAGGAGTAAATTGGCACACCACCACTAGGGAGGACGACAACCTCCTCATATTGCCTTTACGATCTCCCCTTCATCAACCTATGTCCTACCAATATTCTTGCATAGAATACATTTTTGCGACAACTTCTGTTCAAATGTGAATCTAAGTGAACAGATGAAGAACAAATTCCGATCATCTTAAAAGAAGTCGCACCCCAAAAAGATTTGTGCATTGTTGTAGGCTACGATCCAAACTCAACTTTGTGAGATAGTCTTTGCTTATTGGGCAAAGTCGCGTGTGTAGTACTCATGACATGGTTTCAAAACACATCAGAATAAATATAGCGCTTGTGGCTAAGAACGAGGACACAATAGTTCTAGGAAAGAACAATATATTGACTCATAAAATGCAGTCAGTTGCAGAATTGGCAAACGAACTTACTACAAAGCCAGCACAAAACTGCGATAACAAATTGTTATCCGGTCTGATTCGAAGTACAGTCAAGACTCTGGACAGCCACCTTGCCAATGCTCTGCAGTCTGCAAGTCATGCTTTAAAGCCGTTGATCCATCAAACTGATAACAGGGGAACCAATATGAGAATTACAATATAGTCACGTCATTTTGACGAATTAAATCATTTCTAGAAGTAACCAGCACAACAGTTACTCAGAAACGGCTTGGGTTGGGTCACATGTTACCTCAGGTTGTTCGGGTTGGAATGGGCTTGGATGTGGTGGATTAGGTTATATAGGGTATCGATCAAAATCGTGTTGGGTTTGGTTCATCAATCTAAACCGACTGACCGATACTAAATTTGCTCCCTAGAAATAAGAAAATAAACCATGATTGAATCAATAAAAGGAAAAATTCATCCcgaattctgtttttttttatttcagtaGTCTTCAAACGACAGCATTTTCAACGACAGCCTAAAATGTACATCATCAGTCTATTCACAGAACTCTTCCCCAACTCGCTTTAAACTCAATATGAAGTAGTAGGTCACTGGTCAGACAACAGTTTTGATAAACCAAATGTGACTTTATATTGTAACTTTGCAAATATTTGGAGAGAATGGTCAAAGTTGATCATCAAAATCAAAAAGAGATAATATAACATGTCCTACATAACTGAGTCATGTTCATAGAAAATCGCTTACCTCGTCATACTGAAGAAAATTGTTGGAATGAACATTCCAGGATGAACCAATAGTTCTTGCAAAATCCCTAATGCTACAACATGAATTTCAAAAGGCTGAAATTCGATCTGAGCTCTAAAAGAGAAAGAAGCCGACCCAAGTTCGCTCAGGTTTCCTAGAGAAATGTTCATCCACTTggttattgtgactcattctgAGGTGATAGATTATTGGACTTCATTTGCTGTTTCAAACATCACTTGATTGTTAGAAAGGCAATCGAAAGCACTAAAGAGCATAAATTATTATCGGGTAGGTAGTAAAACAAACAAGGTACAACCGAAAATGGTCAATAGAATGGAGAGCGGCTAAATCAGTATTAAAGGAGTATTATCTACTGTTCATTATGAAACCCAAATCATTACTCCAGATTATCATACAGAAGTAAGTCAAAGCAGTGAGACTGAATCAATTCTTAAACTGCAATTAATATACATCCAGGTTCCATTTCCCATTACGCAATTGTCAATCTGGGAATCTGGGTCACCCGAAAACATTCTTTTGTGTTGGTCAAAAGTCAAAACAAAGGTAAGGTTGTGTACATCCGACCCCCTACTGCGCCACATGCATAGCCCTTGAGGCATTAAGTAATGTTTTTGTAACCAATGTGTATTAAACATGGCTCTCAGTTTTTGCAGGATGATAACAGCATCTAAATAAGCTCACCTCAATATTATGTTGTTTAAAGAATTACCATAAACATATAAACGTAACTGCGAACATATGATTCTCGCTTTCGGTGTGTAATAGCTCATTTATTTAAATGTTATTAGTTTAATGACCTTAATCACGATACACCATAATTTGCACACTCAAGACCTGACATACCTCTATGAGTCTATCAGCATTAAATCCCAATGCTTGACAACGTGTTACCACACAATAGCAAAGATGCTTTATCTAATCTTAACAAAAACCACACAAGAACAAGATGGCGCTAAAGTTGTTCAAGTATTAAGGTTGCAGAATCACCTTATACAGATATTTTTTCCGGAGCTTGATTGCAGTTCGTATACATCTTCTGACTTTAATCTTCAACATATTATCGTTAAATATCTACATAACAATATGATGCAGACTGCGTCAGTTACATTTTACAAAGATGCGAAAAGGAGATTAAGTGCCATGGAAAAAATATATGTATGGAGCATAGTACAATGTTGTAAGTTAGGTGAGAATAAAAACCTTTATCAAATCATCAAGCGAACGAGCATCTTTAATGATCTTCTGACGGTTTAAGATAAGAATTGATGCCACACAAAAAACAGGCAATTCGTCTTCCCTATTCCTTGATACTGAGAACTCTGTGCGTTCGTGCATGCGATCATTTCGAGACCATAAAGACTTGGTTAAACCGCAAAATGAATGATTGGATGTCAAGGCCTTCATCACCTCCTCATCAGAGACGGAGTGTTCAATATTTGCATCTTTTTCTATTGATCCGCCAAGTGAGCTTTCTTCTTCTGCATCCTTCCTTTCCTCTACGACATCAGTGCCTAGATCATCAGGCAGTTGTAAAACCAAAGGTTCGAGACACCAGTCCGCCAAATTCCAGGTCAAGGACTCTTCAAAATCAGCAGCCCACATCATCTGAATTCATTAACATTTTGAAATCTTAATATAATTATGGAGGATCTAAACTAAAAAGTTTGCTTCTAAAGTAAATCTAAAGAAGGTATATGTCATCTAAAGTACCACGGTTAAAAGTTCAAACCTCAAATATAAAAATGTTGCTCTTGAACCTACCACACATCAATATCCGAACCACTTTCCATTAAAAATAGCAAACACATGCTGAAGCACAATAATTATTTCACATGACTTTGAACAATACCACACGTAAAACAAGTCCTACATAAATAAGGTGACAGGAAGTCTCAAGAATTCCAGAGAACAAACCTCCCACATACGAAGAGATTCACTAAATGATAATTCGCGGCGGAAGAGCACAAGCAGCATCCGGAAGGCAAAGTGAAGACTTTCGGCACCTATATTCGATAGATGTGAAAACATTTCTCTATCGGTGAATTTCAGGATGCACCAAAGTGTTTGCAGCTGCTTCATGACTCCCGTTTCTCCTTCCATCCGGAAATTCTCTCGCTAAAAGAGCCAATAAACTTAAGTGAGAAAAGACTTGGTAAAAATTAAGCTAGAAGAGTGTGCAAAGAGCAGCAGTCAGACCGTTCGGCGAATAAGCATCTCAAAGCACCAAAATGCATCAGCGTCATTCTCAAAGAGGACAACAAATGGAGATAGTAAGTCACTCATCCCTGCACCACAGATTAACACCACACACCAAATTAAAAAGAACAAATtcaatcagaaaaaaaaaacataatttaaTTTCAATTCCATGATTATAAATTCTAATCAAGAAAAATTATTAACCTTGGCAGTATCCTGTCTCAGGATCAACCCATGCATAAACAGCGAGAATATCCGACATCCTGGCCAAATT from Silene latifolia isolate original U9 population chromosome 5, ASM4854445v1, whole genome shotgun sequence encodes the following:
- the LOC141656873 gene encoding putative peroxidase 61, which encodes MEGKMYMHILSLMVLALVAATLLRNVDGAITVPKEGLMRQYYKKTNSCENVEAFVKHQMKKFLKKDKTITAKLLRLLYSDCMVTGCDGSILLDGVDSEKTARQNIGLGGFVIIDKIKIVVEERCPGAVSCSDILMLATRDAVALAGGPSYIVYTGRKDGFSSKASSVDLPSPDISMDQGLKYFSDRGLDAQDYTTLLGAHSMGKARCRYLSTRLYNYQGTGKPDPTIASSKLKELMKTCPKKKGPHEGLVYLNKDSGDKYRFTNSYYKNIMSGKGVLSVDQQLYFGNDSLQLTQEFVDPIYGFKEFKKAFALSVNRMGAYNVLTGTEGEIRRNCHRVNAY